Below is a window of Saccharomonospora viridis DSM 43017 DNA.
CGGTGTCGGAGCCTTTGGCGTGCTGCACCAGCGTCCACACCGAGCTCGTGACGTCGTATTGGCCGAGGTGCCGCCGCAGCCCGTCCAGATCGCTCGCCACGGCCGAAACACCCTTGTTGGACGACGCCAGCAGGCCCTCGACCCTGATCAGGACCAGGCCTCTGTCCTCGGCCCAGTCCCGCAGCGGCCTGAACACCTGTGCACGGTATTCCTCGGAATTGGCGTAGTGGCCCTCCGCCCCGTACGGACCGGTGAACGGCGCGACGAGAACCCGCATGTCGTCGGTGAGTTCGGCGCGGATGAGTTCTTCGTCGAGGTACGCGACGGCCCCCGGAGCCCGGTAGATCTGCTCGGTCTCCAGCGCGGCCAGAGCCGCTTCGACGTCGAGTTTGGGGGGAAGGGGGGCCGCGGAGTCCTCGGCCCGCTGAGCGAGCGCCGGGTCCGGGGTGAGTAGAGCGCCTATCAGCAGCAGCGCCCACGTCAGGGCGGTGACCACCGTGGTCCTGCGTGTCCCGGCTCCGCGTGTTGCGGTTTCGGCTGTTTCGGCCTCGCCTGTTACGGCCGTGGGAATCCGCATCAGCCGTTCTCGGCCGTTTGTCGCCAGCGCACGTTCTCGCCGTCGGGGCCGAGGAGAGTGAATCCGCTTTTTCGGGCGACCTCCCGGGACGCGGCGTTGTCCGGCTCATGGACGTAGTCGATGTGGGAGAGTCCCAGCGCGCCGAAACCGAAGCGCACGGCCGCGCCGACGGCGGTGGTCGCGACACCGCGTCCCCGGGCGGAGGGGTGGACCCACACGGCCACTTCCGCGGTGCCCGCGGCGAGATCGAGTTCTTTCAATCCCACCTCACCCAGCAGTTCGCCCGTGGTCGGCTCGGCCACGGCCCACGAACACCGCTGATCGCGTTTCCATTCCTCGGCACGTCGCCGCACGTATTCCTCCGCCGCTTCCACGGAATCGACGACGTAATTCCGTACGAAATTGCGTATCACTGGGTCGGCGAACGCCTCCACCAGGGCGGGGCGATCATCGATCGCGCCATCGGCCCTGAGCTGACGCAGGTAGAGGGTGCCCGCGTTGATCTCGGCCGGTTCCATGGCCGGAGTCTATTGTTCAGCGCAGCCGACCGGAAATGATTGTTCCCACAACGACGGCGATGAGTACGGGAAGCAGCAGTCCGAGCAAGCCGAGCCGGGGCAGCAGCAGGAACAACGCACAGCCCACGATCACCGCCACCGTGATCGACAGGCCCCGGCGTCGCTGCGACCGCACGGCCCCGTCCCGTTCGTACCTCGTCGGCGCGGCCAACACGCTCGGCCGAGGCTCGGGGAGGTCGGAGAACACCGGTTCCAGTTCCCGGCGGGTCTTGGCCGCGCTGACCACGGCGGAGCGTTCGTCGTACTCGACGACGTCGAGCCGACCCGTGCGGACGTGCTCGGCGAGCGCGTCCAGGGCTTCTTTCCGCTCAGCGTCGCTGAGCCGGTAATTCGGTCGGTCGACGGTCACGTGCCGATGGTATGCCGCCGGCGTGGGGAGCCACCACGATGTGCGGTGATCGCTGTGCGGTTCTCCGGGTCAGTCCTTGATCTCCAGCAGCACGGCGCCCTGGTTGACCGACTGGCCCACCTCGATGGAGAGGTCCTTGACCGTGCCCGACTTGTGGGCGGTGACCGGGTTCTCCATCTTCATGGCCTCCAGCACGACCACCAGTTCGCCCGCCTCGACCTGTTGGCCCTCGGTCACGGCGACCTTGACGACCGTGCCCTGCATGGGTGCCGTCACCGCGTCGCCACCGGCGGTCACCTTGGTGCCGCCGCCACGCCTGCGCGGTTTGGCCTTGGTCGCACCCGCCCGATTGCCTCCGGCGAGCGCGAGGTCACCGGGCAGTGACACTTCCAGCCTGCGACCGCCGACCTCCACCACCACGGTCTGGCGCGGCGTCTCCTCGGTCTCGGCGTCGCCGGGCGCGGTGAACGGCTCGATGGTGTTGTCGAACTCGGTTTCGATCCACCGCGTGTGCACGGAGAAGCCGTTCTCGTCGCCGACGAACGCCGGGTCGCGGAGGATGGCGCGGTGGAACGGCAGTACGGTCGCCAACCCTTCGACGACCATCTCGTCCAACGCGCGTTTGCTGCGTTCGATGGCCTGCTGTCGGTCGGCGCCGGTGACGATCACCTTGGCGAGCATCGAGTCGAACTGGCCGCCGATGACGCTGCCGCTTTCCACACCCGAGTCCACCCGCACGCCGGGGCCCTGCGGGAACACCAGCTTCGTCACCGTGCCGGGCGCGGGCAGGAAGTTGCGGCCCGCGTCCTCGCCGTTGATACGGAACTCGATGGAGTGTCCGCGCGGTGCCGGGTCCTCCGAGTACGGCAGGACTCCACCCTCGGCGATGCGGAACTGTTCCCGTACCAGGTCGATACCGGTGGTCTCCTCCGACACCGGGTGCTCGACCTGGAGTCGGGTGTTGACCTCCAGGAACGAGATCGTGCCATCGGAGCCGACCAGGTACTCCACCGTGCCCGCGCCGGAGTAGCCCGCCTCCCGGCAGATGGCCTTGGCCGACGAGTGGATGATCTCGCGCTGTTCGTCGGTGAGGAACGGGGCCGGTGCCTCCTCCACGAGCTTCTGGTGGCGGCGCTGCAGCGAGCAGTCACGGGTTCCCACCACGATGACGTTGCCGTGTTTGTCGGCCAGGACCTGTGCCTCGACGTGGCGGGGTTTGTCGAGGTAGCGCTCGACGAAGCACTCACCTCGTCCGAACGCGGCCACCGCCTCACGCGTGGCCGATTCGAACAGCTCAGGGATCTCCTCAAAGGTGCGTGCCACCTTCAGGCCCCGGCCACCACCACCGAACGCGGCCTTGATCGCCACCGGCAGTCCGTGCTCCTTGGCGAACTCCACGATCTCGTCGGCGCCGGACACCGGGTCCTTCGTGCCGGGCACCAGTGGGGCGCCGGCCTTCATCGCGATGTGCCGCGCGGTGACCTTGTCACCGAGGTCGCGGATGGCCTGCGGACTCGGCCCGATCCAGATCAGGCCCGCGTCGATCACGGCCTGTGCGAAGTCGGCGTTCTCGGACAGGAACCCGTAGCCGGGGTGCACGGCGTTGGCGCCGGAACGCCTGGCGATGTCGAGCAACTTGTCGACCACGAGGTATGTCTCGGCCGCCGTCGAACCACCGAGGGCGAATGCCTCGTCCGCCATCCGTACATGCGGTGCGTCCCGATCCGGGTCGGCGTAGACGGCGACGCTACCCAGACCGGCATCCCGTGCGGCCCTGATCACCCGCACGGCGATTTCCCCGCGGTTGGCAACGAGCACCTTCTGCACGGTGGCTGGTTTGGGCACGCTTACCTCCTTGTTAGCTGCTCACGCGAAAGTCTACGGACGGGGCGTCGATTGAACTCCCGCCGAGACAAGCATCACGCGTGTGATGTCCGGGACACGTCGCCTCGGGCGGGGACGATCGGGTCCGCACCGAACCCGAGTGACTCACTTACGCTCGTGCGAGGCGAGCGGGGAGCAAAAAGGAGGTCGCCGTGGTTCGTGCGTCGCCACCACGTGTCGTGGTGGCCACCGTGGTGCTGGCGTGGGTAGTGACCATCGCCGCGCAGGTGGCCGCCGCGGTGTGGGGGTCGACCACACCCGAACCCGTGCGACCCGAGCCGCCGCGCCGGGCCCACGGTGTGGACTGCGGCGACGAGGTGTGCCGGGTGTTCGCGTCCACCATGGTGAACGGGATGTCGGTGGAACTGCTCGCCAACAGCGACGGCGGCGTGGGCAGGCTGCGGGCGGGTGGTCCCGCCTCCGGCACCGTCACGGAGACGGGGCTGACGTCGAAGGGAGTCCGGCTCAACCACAACTCACTGCGCTGTGCCACGGGGGCGACCCCCGTGTGTCTCGTCCGTGGACCGTACGACGGCGGCATGGCGGGTGAGGTGCACGTGTGGCGCGGCGACAGCTGGGCGACGGTGGACCGGTTCTTCTTCTCCGACGGCGGCGTGGTGATGCTCGACGACGTGGTGGACACCGCGCTGCCCGAGGTGATCCTGGCGCGCGAGGTGTGCGTGGACAAGACCCGTCGCGGGAACCGGCTCGGCTCCTGCTCCAACGTCGGCGTGCTGGCCGAGGTGGTGGACCTGGAGGGCGATCGCGCCGGCTGCACGGTGCCGCGGACGTCCCCCGGCGAACTCCCCGGGTGGCCCGAGGTGCAGGTACGGCGGGACGACCTCACCGAATGCCCCGACGACCTCGAAGCGGGTTGATATGCCCCGACCCTCGGACGGTGAGTTCCGAACGGTGCACCGATCCGGGTCACCGAGGGGCGGATTCGCTCCACAGGTGGGGCACACTCACCCCGACCTCGGCGAGTAGCCGACGGGTCAGCGGCAGGCTGATGCCGATGACGCTGGACGGGTCGCCGTCGACACCCTCGACGAACCAGCCGCCCAGACCGTCCAATGTGAACGCACCCGCGACGGCCAGCGGCTCGCCCGTGGCGAGGTAGGCGTCGAGTTCCTCCGCGCTCGGTGTCGAGAACCGCACCGTGGTGGCGCGAGTCCCTTCGGCCCGTGCGACGACGTCACCGTTTCGCAGCCGCACCACGGCATGCCCGGTGAGCAGTTCGCCGGTGCCGCCAGCCATGTTCCGCCAGCGGGCCCGGGCCACATCGACCGTTCCCGGCTTACCGACCAATTCGCCGCCGATGAAGAGCATGGAGTCACAGCCGACGACCACCGTGTCCGTCGTGGCCGGTGTGTCGGCTGCGGCGGTCGGGTCGGCCGTGTCCCCGCTGCTCACCCGACCCGCGACATCCTCCGCCTTCGCCCTGGCCAAGGCCGTGACGAGCTCGGCGGGCGTGGGGTCGGACAGTGCCGCGGTGACCGCTTCTTCGTCCACACCGGAAACCACGACGTCGGGATCGACACCGGCGGCACGCAACACCGCCAGGCGGGCCGGTGAGGCCGAGGCCAGAACGAATCGCACGCTGCCAGGCTAACGACTCAGGCCGGGTAGGCCGACGCCCGCCAGCCGTCGCGAGCCGGACGGGCCGGCAGGCGGAGTCGGGACGCCGGATCGGCCCAGCGGGAGCGTCGGGGTGACGGCGTCGACGCATTCCGCGTCGTGGCGGTGAGGCCCGCCACGACGGCGGTCAACGCGGCCAGTTCCGCGTCGTCGGGTGCGCCGCGCACGACCCGAAGGAGGACGTTCTGGTCGCCACCGACCGGTTCGGTCGGTTCGGACTCGGTCAGTTCGGACACTGCCCACTCCCTCGAACGAACGCCGTCACAGGGGGATGTTGCCGTGCTTCTTCGGTGGCAGGGTCTCGCGCTTGTCGCGCAGCATCCGCAGCGCCCTGGCGACGTGGCCACGGGTGTGCGACGGCGGGATGACGCTGTCCACGTATCCGCGTTCGGCGGCCACGTACGGGTTGCACAGCGTGTCCTCGTACTCCTGGATCAACTGACTGCGCAGCGCCTCGACGTCCTCACCCGCCTCCGCGGCCTCGGCCAACCGCTTACGGTGCACGATGTTGGCCGCGCCCTGCGCGCCCATCACCGCGATCTGCGCCGTGGGCCACGCGATGTTGATGTCGGCGCCGAGATGCTTGGACCCCATGACGTCGTAGGCCCCACCGTACGCCTTGCGCGTGATGACCGTGACCAGCGGGACCGTGGCCTCGGCGTAAGCGTAGAGGAGTTTCGCGCCGCGCCGGATGATGCCGTTCCACTCCTGGTCGGTGCCGGGCAGGAAACCGGGCACGTCCACGAACGTCAACACGGGGATGTTGAAGGCGTCGCACGTGCGCACGAAACGAGCGGCCTTCTCGGAGGCGTTGATGTCGAGGCAGCCCGCCAGTTGGGTCGGCTGGTTGGCCACCACACCCACGCTGTGCCCCTCCACGCGACCGAACCCGATGAT
It encodes the following:
- a CDS encoding DUF1707 SHOCT-like domain-containing protein, whose amino-acid sequence is MTVDRPNYRLSDAERKEALDALAEHVRTGRLDVVEYDERSAVVSAAKTRRELEPVFSDLPEPRPSVLAAPTRYERDGAVRSQRRRGLSITVAVIVGCALFLLLPRLGLLGLLLPVLIAVVVGTIISGRLR
- a CDS encoding acyl-CoA carboxylase subunit epsilon yields the protein MSELTESEPTEPVGGDQNVLLRVVRGAPDDAELAALTAVVAGLTATTRNASTPSPRRSRWADPASRLRLPARPARDGWRASAYPA
- a CDS encoding acetyl/propionyl/methylcrotonyl-CoA carboxylase subunit alpha translates to MPKPATVQKVLVANRGEIAVRVIRAARDAGLGSVAVYADPDRDAPHVRMADEAFALGGSTAAETYLVVDKLLDIARRSGANAVHPGYGFLSENADFAQAVIDAGLIWIGPSPQAIRDLGDKVTARHIAMKAGAPLVPGTKDPVSGADEIVEFAKEHGLPVAIKAAFGGGGRGLKVARTFEEIPELFESATREAVAAFGRGECFVERYLDKPRHVEAQVLADKHGNVIVVGTRDCSLQRRHQKLVEEAPAPFLTDEQREIIHSSAKAICREAGYSGAGTVEYLVGSDGTISFLEVNTRLQVEHPVSEETTGIDLVREQFRIAEGGVLPYSEDPAPRGHSIEFRINGEDAGRNFLPAPGTVTKLVFPQGPGVRVDSGVESGSVIGGQFDSMLAKVIVTGADRQQAIERSKRALDEMVVEGLATVLPFHRAILRDPAFVGDENGFSVHTRWIETEFDNTIEPFTAPGDAETEETPRQTVVVEVGGRRLEVSLPGDLALAGGNRAGATKAKPRRRGGGTKVTAGGDAVTAPMQGTVVKVAVTEGQQVEAGELVVVLEAMKMENPVTAHKSGTVKDLSIEVGQSVNQGAVLLEIKD
- a CDS encoding GNAT family N-acetyltransferase, with amino-acid sequence MEPAEINAGTLYLRQLRADGAIDDRPALVEAFADPVIRNFVRNYVVDSVEAAEEYVRRRAEEWKRDQRCSWAVAEPTTGELLGEVGLKELDLAAGTAEVAVWVHPSARGRGVATTAVGAAVRFGFGALGLSHIDYVHEPDNAASREVARKSGFTLLGPDGENVRWRQTAENG
- a CDS encoding Maf family protein, giving the protein MRFVLASASPARLAVLRAAGVDPDVVVSGVDEEAVTAALSDPTPAELVTALARAKAEDVAGRVSSGDTADPTAAADTPATTDTVVVGCDSMLFIGGELVGKPGTVDVARARWRNMAGGTGELLTGHAVVRLRNGDVVARAEGTRATTVRFSTPSAEELDAYLATGEPLAVAGAFTLDGLGGWFVEGVDGDPSSVIGISLPLTRRLLAEVGVSVPHLWSESAPR